The Penicillium digitatum chromosome 6, complete sequence genome contains the following window.
atactagagatctacgatgaatgtagatgtaactggaaatctcttgatgcgttgagagagagagaaactatctacatgctatgactgagactaagtactgggagcaaacagtggtggtcacgtgaccttccaacaggGATGCTCCCCACGTTGAGGACCTTGCGGGTGATCCAGTTCACACCCTGCATCTTGAGGATAGAGTCATATGAGTCCGAGAGGTGGAGGTTCTGCAGGGAAGGGTGaacttttttgttttctttggggGAGCTTGTTTGCAGCTTGCTTTTTGTCCTTGCCATGCTCCACCAGCCGGTGAGATCATCAATGGTGATATTTCGTGGAGCCGCAATTCCAATTTGATTTAACTTGAAAGTTGAGGTAAACGATTTAAAACCAAGATAGACTTGTTGGATATTGAAAGGACTCGTAAATTGTGAAGTAATTGGTGGTTGTTATGATTTCTTACCCGGTGCACAGACATACATGTTACATAAATCCATTCCATTGTATTTCCTGTCGATGCTTTCCGAATCGATACAATTCGGAGCTCACGATGGTGAGGCTGAGCAGTGACAGGGTATCCGATTCTTTCTTAAGGTGGGGTATCGAGACGGTTGAAGACCAACACGGCCCCCAAGAGGAAATGTACGTTCGCGTTTACTCTTCGAACAAGTCAAACCTCATTAAACAAGCTTTTATCGACCCACTGACATGGACCCTGGTGTGGAATGAACAACACGAACCTAAAACGGTACCGGCAGACCATGCAGTCTCGTACCTAGGTAGGTATAGGGTGGTGGAATGTGGCTGGTGATGATTGTCATGCATATTTTCCTATTTGGGCAACCAGCACTGCAACCATCCTTAGAACTCcttatgttgtactccgtagcgGTAGCGCCTACAACAATAACCGTCTCCACCTGGACACCTGCGTAATATCGCCGGTTTAGGTAACCAGAATATCACAGCCTTCTAAAGTTGTAGTCTCACTTGAAAGACTAACCCTGACCACTATAGGGCCCAACATACAGTACCGTAAGGGGACTGTTTTCTTTAGTGGGCCGGAGGTACTATCACCGTAAACTTCATCGGAGTCACCTTCCACTTAAATTCGGGTTAATTTTGACTTCCAAAATCGCAGCCTACGTAAGCATCACACGATGGAGAACTCCGTAGAGTGGagaggagaaaaaaatgaTCAGGCGGAGCAAGTGGAGCAGCATCGGTAGACTGCCAATAAGAGACGCGGAAAAGGTATAGCCTTCTTGTAGgcttgtcattgcagcgAATAGAGCGAGAAAAAGGCAGCAAAAATTGGAGTTGTCCTAGATTCCATCCTCCAAACGGAGTACATGAATGAATATGAAATTCATGAAAATTCAGAGCTTAGAGAGGTGTAATCTTTGATCGATGGGCTGTGCAATTCGGCCCTGCTTCTGTGCTCAAATACATTGCTCATGTCTCTATGGACAAAATGTAACGACTGATGGAAGGAAGATAGAGAAAAAGACCAAGAAATTTATAAACTGCGCCTCATAGATGGTCGGCTTATAGACGGACAGAAGCTTTTCACTCCCATTGACAGTATACCTCTTCAACTCAGCTGCACTGACGGCTTTATCTCTTGGGGGCACTTTGACCCTTACTCCAAGGTTCTACTGCAGTAGGCGATGAAGATGTTCGTGACCCACACAACTCATTAGCATCACCCCCCCTCGGCGTCCGCAATGCGCTCCGCGGATGGATCGTTCGGCAGCGGCGCGAAACGCACGGTCGTATACATAATGGTGATGGCAATAATCTCCATGAGGACATCCATGACAAGATAGACGGTGTTATTGCCATTAATGGAGCTCCACAGTTCAGCCCCGGTTAAGTCGCCAAGGGCGCTGTAAAGCAGACGGACGAAGACAAAGGGCGCAGCGAGCCCCACGATGGCTAGGATGCGCACCTCACTTCCAAGAATAGCACGCTTGGCAGGATGGCGTAGTACGTCTTGCACCAAAGCAAAGTAACCGACGAGCATCAGAGTGAAACCGGCAAGGAAGAGGGCCAATGCGGCCCTGATGAGACTGTTGAGGTGGATGTCGTCTGTGGTTGCAGCTTTATGGAGAGCCCTATCGGTACCGACGATACCTAGAATCAGGCCCACCAGGGAGAGAAGTGAGATGCAAATCGCAGCCTTTTCAGGGAATACGTTTGCAGTTTTGTTCCTGTTGCGTGGTGAATCAGCACAAAGTCCGTGACAGAAGCAATTCTTTGAGATGAATGTACTTACACACGACCGACAAGGGCAACGCAGACGAGCATGAGGGGGGCCAATCCGGAAAGCTCACAGACGACGACGGACATCATGACATGAAGACCAGGATTGCTTAACGACACAAAGTAGGAAATGCTACCAGCTACACGCAGCAAAGAAAGCGTTGCAATAAAGCGCCATGTGCCTGCAGCTTTTAGGCCATGGTGGAAACAAAGCCAAATGGCGTAGACGGCGGAGGGCACAAAAAAGATGAATTGAACTATGGTGATGGCGGTGCGATATGATACAGTCATTGCGGCTATTAACGGTCGCACGGGTGGATAGAAGAGGAGGGAGGGAATAGAGATAGGTAAAAGAAAGTCACACATGGCTCATGAATTATGGTGATGTGAAGGCATCTTAAGCTTTAGAGGTTCACAACTGCATCCCATGAGCGTACCTATTTACAACCTATTTACAACTGCATACCTTAATGGGACTAGCGTGTGGTAATCCTTGTGGTTCCAAGGTTCAGCCCTGGAGTGATCCACGGGATCAGAGGCTCCGGTCATTGATTATGTCAGACTCTGTAACTAACTAGTTCATCTTCGCGCAGTTGATTGAATAGTGGGTATGGAAGTACCAAAATGTAATTTTCACTATGGGGGATCAAAATTAATTGTAGGTTTATGCGGCACCTTGCTAAACCACCGTACCATTTCCCACCTAACCAACACGCAGAGTTTTCACCACATTATTGCAGCCCAAATAAGTTAGAGACTTCGATCGGAAACAATTGATTCTATACTCTATATTATACAGCATTTAAATTTCTTTTTCAGAACTAAATTATCCCTACAAGTAAGTGGTGGTAGTAAAATTAATTTAACAAGCTCCGTGCTGCCAGATCAGGTGATCTTTGGGTGGCTTCACAATGGCAGATATGCAGTCTTCATATTTATAATTTCCCGGCACTTTACCATACAAAACAAGACTTTGAACATAGTACACAGTCAATTTGACGCTGACTATATAGGGTATGACGGGTTGTCCTTTCGGTGATGGAGTCGTCCTTTTAAACGCTCCTTTAACGCTAACCATTGAAGAGGGGAACGCTCAAGGCAGTATGCTCTCAGGCATACTGGTCGACTCAGCCCTCGCGGTTCAGCTTCATATCCAACTTTGCATACAAAAGAACCCAAGGGTACTGACCAAGAAGCAAATTGGGAGAAGTGCAGGAGTGTGTTTTCTCAATCAGTATATAACAAATCTGTGTCTAACTTACTACCTGCATCTCTCGCTCTCCATGCTTAAATAACGATTATTTAGATTAAAAGAAAGGACAGACAAGGTCAATCCGTAGTGGAGGGTAGAGTCCTCCACTACACCGTGTATTATGATATGACATGAGTAGTATTTAACACGCATGTACAATTCAACTAAGTAGTAGATTGTGTCTATTCCGATCGAAATTCCGCCACTTTGGATAACTAGAACACCTCAAAAATCTGTCGGTTGTTGATGCATTTGGTGGCGGAATGGAGATTAAGAGGTCAGGAAATAAGGCAAATTTTTCACTTCAGGATCGATGAGATATATGTAGGGTATTCGCTGAACAAAACACATCTCACAGAACCTAAAAAAAGGTCGATATTGGTGATTTCAAATAGACAACGCTTGGCTTGTCGTGCATCGAGCAAAATATGCCCTAAGTCCATTTTTGTACATTAAAACATGGGTCTATCACGAATTGTAACTGGTTTTGTTATTTGTCTCCTTATCGTCACAATATTGGAACGACGACCTCTCGCTTGATATCCGGTAGATTTCTGTCGCTGTTTACAAACGACCAATACCCGATACCTACGTACGTGCATAGGTAGATTTCAACACATGCAATTTATAACCAAGAACACAACTATCTCAGTGGGCGGGAAGCAGAAAGTCGCTCGGCGGCAGCATGGCACTAAGACGACCAACATCCTTCTCTATCATGTCGGCTAGAAAGGCTGCTTTCTGAATGCCCGTCTTAGAGCGGATAGCACGCAGGCGGTCTACAATCCAATCACGTGTCTCTGGTGTGTTGCTCGGGAGGCTTCCGGCAAGGTACAAGTACCAGACAATAAAGTACGCGCCCGAGGCCGGGACCAAGCGCGACGGGATGCCACTGGTGCTGCAGTCCATGTACGAGGCGCCAGTTGTGGCTTCATGCTGGATGAAGCCAAGCATTTGAGGTACAGACGCGAGGATATCGTCGCGCATTTCTGTCGTCGTGTGCAATGTCCTCTGTAGCAGGCTCGTATAGACGCCACCATGTGAGATATCGTGCGGTGCCCATGCAAGTCCCTCGCGTAGCAATAGGCAGTGGACAAcctggttcaagattatgCGGCACGCACGCATCCCGTCCCATATCTTGGCTATCCACACATTGTAGTAGATATGGTATTTTCCATGGAACACAAGGCGTGGATTCGCCATAGGGTCACTTACCGTCTTGAAACGCCAGCTCACCGGTAGGTCGGCGACGAGATTCTCGAGTCGCTGGCTtagctcggcagcgtgcgAGAGGAGTGTCTCCCACTCTCCGGCCAGGAAGGGCGTCTCATGTTCTGGTTGCACTTGGATGTACAGATTCATGACCTCGATGTGGATAGTACTTAGTATCCAAGACGGACTTTTGCTATTGAAGTTTCGCTCCATCTCGGCGCGCAAGTATCGTAGACGCGGCGGCACAGGCTGGTTGTATCGCGAGCATAGTGTGAGCACGTGGGAGACGGCCTCGCCGAAGATCTGAAGGCCCTGCTTCGTACGGAACTGGGACGTGCCGCGAAGCATCAGCAGGCTGGCAGCACCGTTGATGTGGCACTTCCACGCCTCGAGAGACTCATCCCCCGAGCAGGTGATGCTTTCAAAGAGTCCTAAAACCACAATGGTGAAGATGGCGCTGTCATTCTCGGCCACGCGGGGATCCAGAAGCGCCACATTGACCCTCTTGATAGCTTCCGTGTAGCTGGAGCCCGCCTTGCGCATAA
Protein-coding sequences here:
- a CDS encoding inhibitor of apoptosis-promoting bax1 domain-containing protein, which codes for MTVSYRTAITIVQFIFFVPSAVYAIWLCFHHGLKAAGTWRFIATLSLLRVAGSISYFVSLSNPGLHVMMSVVVCELSGLAPLMLVCVALVGRVNKTANVFPEKAAICISLLSLVGLILGIVGTDRALHKAATTDDIHLNSLIRAALALFLAGFTLMLVGYFALVQDVLRHPAKRAILGSEVRILAIVGLAAPFVFVRLLYSALGDLTGAELWSSINGNNTVYLVMDVLMEIIAITIMYTTVRFAPLPNDPSAERIADAEGG
- a CDS encoding Fungal transcriptional regulatory protein, N-terminal gives rise to the protein MVYCGRPSASCALCRTSKRRCDKAVPSCGQCRRKGQKCPGYHDASSLIFRDETTRVIDRARTRKTRRTTLPSSQCTSGKLSPASFEQSLVGLRPPALLYNDSASGFTQYDDNDNHPHCLATPHEEEQGKNGKDYNDSVAPACTDVVENLIDNITNDDSPLLPDQMDMLVDGTFTLWEPDQIMPVLLSSSYGKSSTPSLDLDGHVLSMPICSTVPSQSLEELGINYFMANYVLKDSGPCPGVFNYAGNILAGPGGDAELARVAIRAVGLAGLASTTGTDSVMRKAGSSYTEAIKRVNVALLDPRVAENDSAIFTIVVLGLFESITCSGDESLEAWKCHINGAASLLMLRGTSQFRTKQGLQIFGEAVSHVLTLCSRYNQPVPPRLRYLRAEMERNFNSKSPSWILSTIHIEVMNLYIQVQPEHETPFLAGEWETLLSHAAELSQRLENLVADLPVSWRFKTVSDPMANPRLVFHGKYHIYYNVWIAKIWDGMRACRIILNQVVHCLLLREGLAWAPHDISHGGVYTSLLQRTLHTTTEMRDDILASVPQMLGFIQHEATTGASYMDCSTSGIPSRLVPASGAYFIVWYLYLAGSLPSNTPETRDWIVDRLRAIRSKTGIQKAAFLADMIEKDVGRLSAMLPPSDFLLPAH